From the Fusarium oxysporum Fo47 chromosome X, complete sequence genome, the window ACTGGAGAGAATCCACCGTGCCAACAACTTCCAGGGTGATGTCTACACCCCTACCCTCAGTGGCCTTCTTGACCGCCGCAACAGGGTCTTCGGTAATAAGAAGAGGTTTGGCACCGAGTTTCTCTGCTTCGGCAAGGCGCTCTGGGACGAGATCGAGAGCGTAGACTGTGTCAGACATGGTCAAGGCAGTGGCAATGGCACATATACCAACAGGTCCGCAGCCAACCACAGCGATAACGCTGCTCTTCGCTTCCTCCTTGGACATATGCTTGAGAAAGCGGGTAGCACAAAAGTAGCCCGTTGGGAAGATATCACCCATTAGGACTAGGAGGTGTTCGGGAATTTGAGGGGGAGCCTTAATCAAAGTTGAGTCGGCCTGAGGAACCCTGACAAACTCGGCCTGTCCACCGTCAATGCTGTTAATGCCAGCGCTATTACCTGCCGGTTGAGAGAGCATGGGTTAGTAAGCCGAACCTTTTAGCATGAGATAGCTACTTCCCTCGGGTGGATATGATAAGACTCACCAAACAAGAAGTTGTTAGAACAGCGACTAGTCTGTTTCTTTAGACAGTAGAAGCACTGCCCGCATTGCGTTGAGAAAGTAGCCTGGTGTTGCCTTGTTAGCCGAGTTCCCTAGATACTCCTGTTGTATGAGTCTGACGGCTTACCACCACGACATCGCCAATGTCGACGGTGTTTACTTGGCTTCCCTTCTCACTAACGACACCAATAAATTCATGGCCAGGAATAAAGCCTGTAGGAATTGTCTGATGTCCGCGATACCAGTGAAGATCGCTGCCACACAAGGCTGAAACTTTAACCTTGAGTATGACATCGGTCGGATGAACGATCTCGGGCTTGGGACGGTCCTCAACCGCCACCTGCCCAACGCCTTTGAAGACTACTGCGCGCATCTTCGCTATCAGGGTAGAGAGTATAGAGCGAGTGTGGAGAACGGGGAGTAGCAGGGAAGGGTGTTACTCTCTACCAAAGGCTATCGAAATTTGAGCCATCTTTATTGCCATTTGCAATGTCTGATGAAGGTTAGCGATTCCTCAGGAATGTTTTTGTCTCCAACTTGGAGTAGAATCATGTCGAGTGCCAGATTGCAGGGGCTGTAAATGCTAGTGCATGTACGGCCTCGAAAGCGGATTCCAGTAGAGACCTCGGGTACACTGGCGCCCTTGACTAAACATTTGCTAACCCTCAGGCTCATATAGGTACAAGGAGATACAAGTCTCAAATCTGCTACGGCCATTACCCCCACAAATTATCCCACAAGCcacatcatcatgtctggcCGAATGCGGGGTTCGGTGGAAGCAACTCTGATGAAACCGACAAATTCTAAATACGTTTTGGTAATCCGTCTTGATTAAAGGTACGAAGATGGGAGTGGATTGCATTTAAGGGCTCAGGTCACTTTCCATTGACTTGGGCATAATGCACCGCAATTGATGGAATCTGTTTTAAACATATGTCTACTATGCTTCTCTTTAATCGTGAATTAGACTTAACCTATCCTTTGTTGCTAAATGTGCCGGGACGATAGTTCGCTTTGCCCAGTTCAGATAGCCGTCCCTCTTGTCGTTGTTTCTCCATTTGCTGTCAACTGTGTAAGTaatcttcatcgtcaagaCAGGGCGTACAATGTTGAGACTTACTACCACCAGTGCTCATCACCTGGTTGCTCCGTGTAGAGCGCAGCTGCTTGCCCACTCTGTATTTTCTCAACATAGTCAGGGTTGTAGAGAAGCGGTCTGCCAATAACTGCAGCATCCATGTACCCCTTTTTAATCCACTCATCAGCCTCCTCTGGCGTGAAAGCTGTGTTGCCAAAGAGCAGCGTGTTGGATAGGATTGGCCTCAGTGCTGCAATGGGATCCCACTGAACTCCTCTAGGCTTGCCATCAATCATTAAATCATAAGACGCCCA encodes:
- a CDS encoding chaperonin 10-like protein, translated to MRAVVFKGVGQVAVEDRPKPEIVHPTDVILKVKVSALCGSDLHWYRGHQTIPTGFIPGHEFIGVVSEKGSQVNTVDIGDVVVATFSTQCGQCFYCLKKQTSRCSNNFLFGNSAGINSIDGGQAEFVRVPQADSTLIKAPPQIPEHLLVLMGDIFPTGYFCATRFLKHMSKEEAKSSVIAVVGCGPVGICAIATALTMSDTVYALDLVPERLAEAEKLGAKPLLITEDPVAAVKKATEGRGVDITLEVVGTVDSLQLCLDMVRPFGEISSVGLQTQTLALDGPTLYGKNVTIAWGRCPVRGIFEDALSCLVDVQDKVSFLCAYTVSLEDAAQAYEVFNQRKVHKVLLKP